Genomic window (Streptomyces sp. LX-29):
GACACCGGTGGCCAGCTCCAGCCGCTCGGTGACGGCGGCGGCCTGGGCGAGGGCGGTGAACGGGTCGAGCATCCGGCCGTACTCGCTCGGCGCGGGCTCGCCGGTGGCCGGTGCGCGGGAGGTCCGGGCGACCGGGATGTGCGTGTGCTCGGGGAGGTAGAGGCCGGCGAAGCCGCGCTGTTCCAGCTCTCGGGCGAGCCGGACGGGCCGAATGGTCTCGTCCGTGAGGAAGATGGTGGTGGCGATACGCAAGGTGGACATGGTGCGTGGCACCTCCCGCGTCGGCGGTGGGACGGTGGCTCTGGTCGCGGGCATGTTCCCGCACCGTCATCGAGTTATCCACAGGCGTTTCGCTTCGCGTCGCACCGGCGTACAACGGTGTCGTGCGGCACTTCCGACTCTCGGCTGATCCGATATCTGTGGGGGCACCGGATGCGAAGGCGAGACGTACTGAGACTCTCGGCCCTTGCGGGCGCGACGGGCGGGCTGACGCTCGACCCCGTGACGTTCGCGCATGCGCGGGATCCCGGCGACGCGGGCGAGGGGCCGGGCACCGAGCGGGACGGCGGCCGCGAGTCCGGGCGGGAGCGGAAGCGCACCGTCCGGGGCCATCTGCCCACCGGTTCTCCCGACTTCGTCTATCTGCCGGTCGACGTGCCTGTCGGGGTGCGCGAGATCGCCGTGTCGTACGCGTACGACAAGCCGTCCGTCCCCCCGGGCACCCAGGGGAACGCGTGCGATATCGGCATCTTCGACGAGCGGGGTGTCGAGCTGGGCGGGCGCGGCTTCCGGGGCTGGTCGGGCGGGGCGCGCTCGGAGTTCGCCATCAGCGCGGAGCGGGCGACCCCCGGCTATCTGCCCGGCCCGGTGCGCCCGGGCACCTGGCATGTGGTCCTGGGTCCGTACACGGTGGCGCCGCAGGGCCTGGACTACGAGGTGACGGTGGAGCTGCGGTTCGGGCCGCCCGGCGAGACCCCGGCGCCGGGATACCCGCCGCGGGCCAGGGGTCGCGGCCGGGCCTGGTACCGGGGCGACTGCCATCTGCACACGGTGTACTCCGACGGGCGGCGCACCCCCGCCGAGGTGGTGGCCGCCGCCCGCGCCGCCGGGCTGGACTTCATCACCACCACGGAGCACAACACCCATGCGGGGCATCGCGCCTGGGACGGTCTGTGGGGCGACGACCTGCTGATCCTCACCGGGGAGGAGGTCACCACGCGCAACGGACACGTGCTCGCCCTCGGCCTCGACCCCGGCACCTTCATCGACTGGCGCTACCGCGCCCGGGACAACGCCTTCGGGCGCTACGCCCGTGCGATCCGACGGGCGGGCGGCCTGGTCGTCCCGGCGCACCCGCACGGCACCTGCGTCGGCTGCAACTGGAAGTTCGGCTTCAACGAGGCGGACGCGGTGGAGGTCTGGAACGGCGTGTTCGGGCCGGACGACGAGGCGAGCATCGCGGAGTGGGACAACACCCTGGTGGCGGCCGTCCGGGGGGCCGGGCGCTGGCTCCCGGCGATGGGCAACAGCGACGCGCACCGCGAGCCGCAGCCCGTGGGCTCCCCGCAGACCGTGGTGCTCGCCGACGAGCTCTCGCGCGACGCGATCCAGAAGGGCATTCGAGCGGGGCGCAGTTGGCTGGCCGAGTCCTCCGCGGTCGAGCTGCGTTTCTCGGCGGCGGGCGGCCGGGGCCGGCACGCGGGCATCGGCGGCCGGCTGCGGGTCTCCCGCGAGGATCCGGTGACGGTGCGGCTGGAGGTCTCCGGGGTCGGCCCCGGCTGTTCGGCGCGGTTCATCACCGATCAGGGCCCGCTGTACGCGACGGCGCTGCCCGCTTCCGGGTCGGGCACGGTGGAGTGGCGGACGACGGCCTCGTACGCGGCGTACGTCCGGGCCGAGATACGCCGCGCCCCGGCGGACGGCGGGGCGTCCGGGCTGCCGGGGCCGATGGTCGCCATGACCAATCCGGTCTTCCTCGGCGAGGACTGAGCCGAGGACTGGCTACCGCCACCCGGCCGGGGATCGGGGCGTCGGGTCCCCGCCGACCGGCCGGGGTGCCGGAGGCTGAGCTACCGCCACCCGGCCGGGGCGCCGGAGCTGGACCGCCGCGGCCGGCGGGGCTGAGGGCTGGACCGCCGCGGCCGGCTCGGGGGCTGGGCCACCGCGAGCCGGCCCGGGGGCCCGGAGGGGGGACTGAGCTCCCCCGGGGACCTCCCGGAGGAACTCAGCCGGCGAGGGCCGCGCCCCGGGGACCTCCCGGGACACCGGCCCTCGGGTCTAGTCGGCGACGACCAGCGCCGGGGTGCTGCGGGTGAGCACCTCACCGCGGAAGAAGGCGGGGCTGCGGCGCTGCATCACCATCATGATCGCGACCCCGACCAGCAGCAGCCCCACGCCGATGACGAAGACGCTGCCGACGCCGAAGACGGAGCTGCCGGTGCCGTAGGCCGGGTCCCACATGTCGTACAGCGTCTTGCCGAAGACGGCGGCCAGCAGCAGGCCGCCGAGGACCGGGAAGACGCCCTTGAACAGCGCGTCGCGGACGGAGGAGCGCAGCTCGCGGCGGAAGTACCAGGCACAGGCGAAGGCGGTGATCGCGTAGTAGAAGCAGATCATGAGGCCCAGTGCGTAGATCGTGTCGATCAGCACGTTCTCGCTCAGGAAGGTCATCACGGCGTAGAAGACACCGGTGGCGACGCCCGCGGCGATGGTGGCAAGGCCGGGGGACTTGAAGCGGGGGTGGACCTTGGCGAAGGCCGGCGGCAGCGCCTGGTAGCTGCTCATGGCCAGCACGGTGCGGGCGACCGGGATGAAGGTGGTCTGGAGGCTGGCGGCGGCCGAGGCCAGCACGGCGACGAAGAGCAGCACGCCCAGTGCGGTGCCCATGACCGGGTCGGCCAGCGCGGCGAAGACGTTGTCGGAGGTGTCGGGGTTGCCGAGGCCCAGGCCCTTCTCACCGACGCCGGAGAACATCTGGGCGGCGACCGCGGTCAGCAGGTAGGA
Coding sequences:
- a CDS encoding CehA/McbA family metallohydrolase; amino-acid sequence: MRRRDVLRLSALAGATGGLTLDPVTFAHARDPGDAGEGPGTERDGGRESGRERKRTVRGHLPTGSPDFVYLPVDVPVGVREIAVSYAYDKPSVPPGTQGNACDIGIFDERGVELGGRGFRGWSGGARSEFAISAERATPGYLPGPVRPGTWHVVLGPYTVAPQGLDYEVTVELRFGPPGETPAPGYPPRARGRGRAWYRGDCHLHTVYSDGRRTPAEVVAAARAAGLDFITTTEHNTHAGHRAWDGLWGDDLLILTGEEVTTRNGHVLALGLDPGTFIDWRYRARDNAFGRYARAIRRAGGLVVPAHPHGTCVGCNWKFGFNEADAVEVWNGVFGPDDEASIAEWDNTLVAAVRGAGRWLPAMGNSDAHREPQPVGSPQTVVLADELSRDAIQKGIRAGRSWLAESSAVELRFSAAGGRGRHAGIGGRLRVSREDPVTVRLEVSGVGPGCSARFITDQGPLYATALPASGSGTVEWRTTASYAAYVRAEIRRAPADGGASGLPGPMVAMTNPVFLGED